A window of the Desulfobulbaceae bacterium genome harbors these coding sequences:
- the guaB gene encoding IMP dehydrogenase: MHDKILEDAYTFDDLLLLPLASDVLPSDVDLATNLTNSIRLNIPLISAAMDTVTEHRTAIIMAREGGIGIIHKNMSIEEQVREVQRVKKSESGMIVDPVTVEEDSTVAEVKFIMDQYRISGVPVRRGPKLVGIVTNRDLRFVSDPDLKVKEVMTSSNLVTAKVGITLEQSKALLHEHRIEKLLVVDDAGNLTGLITTKDLEKIRRYPNAAKDAMGRLLVGAAVGVGNCLASTEQLIKAGVDVVVLDSAHGHSKNIINALKDLKAAFPTLQVIAGNIATPEAVEALARAGADCVKVGVGPGSICTTRIVAGVGVPQMTAIYNCAMAAGKFGIPVIADGGIKFSGELTKAIGIGANSIMVGSLFAGTDETPGETFLYQGRTYKGYRGMGSLGAMKQGSSDRYFQDGVESPSKLVPEGIEGKVPYRGPISDTIYQLLGGLRSGMGYVGARNIEELRQKAKFVRITSAGLKESHVHDVIITKEAPNYRMA; this comes from the coding sequence ATGCATGACAAAATCCTTGAAGATGCCTATACCTTTGATGATCTGCTTCTGCTCCCGCTCGCATCCGATGTCCTGCCCTCGGATGTCGATCTCGCCACCAACTTGACCAACAGCATTCGTCTCAATATTCCTTTGATCAGCGCCGCCATGGATACCGTGACTGAACACCGAACCGCCATCATCATGGCACGTGAGGGGGGCATCGGCATCATTCACAAGAACATGAGCATTGAGGAACAAGTAAGAGAGGTCCAACGGGTCAAAAAATCCGAGTCTGGGATGATTGTCGATCCGGTGACGGTTGAAGAAGACAGTACCGTGGCCGAAGTCAAATTCATCATGGATCAGTACCGTATTTCCGGGGTTCCGGTACGTCGAGGTCCTAAACTGGTAGGAATCGTCACCAACCGTGACCTACGTTTTGTCTCGGACCCCGACCTCAAGGTCAAAGAGGTGATGACCAGCTCCAACTTAGTTACCGCCAAGGTGGGCATTACCCTTGAACAGTCCAAGGCCCTTCTCCACGAGCACCGCATCGAAAAGCTGCTGGTGGTGGATGACGCAGGCAACCTCACCGGCCTGATCACCACCAAGGATCTCGAAAAAATCAGACGCTATCCCAACGCTGCCAAAGATGCCATGGGCCGCTTGCTGGTCGGAGCAGCCGTCGGCGTCGGCAATTGCCTGGCCAGCACTGAGCAATTGATCAAAGCCGGAGTCGATGTCGTAGTTCTCGATTCGGCCCACGGCCACTCCAAAAACATTATCAATGCCCTGAAAGATCTAAAAGCGGCTTTCCCAACTCTCCAGGTCATTGCCGGTAACATAGCCACACCTGAAGCAGTTGAGGCCTTGGCCAGAGCCGGAGCCGACTGCGTCAAGGTCGGTGTTGGCCCAGGTTCCATCTGCACCACCCGCATCGTTGCCGGAGTAGGAGTCCCCCAGATGACAGCCATCTACAACTGCGCCATGGCGGCAGGAAAATTCGGCATCCCGGTGATTGCCGACGGCGGCATTAAATTCTCTGGCGAACTGACCAAGGCCATTGGCATTGGCGCCAACTCAATCATGGTCGGCAGCCTCTTTGCCGGTACAGATGAGACTCCTGGCGAGACCTTCCTCTATCAAGGCCGCACCTACAAAGGCTATCGAGGAATGGGTTCCCTTGGCGCCATGAAGCAGGGCTCAAGCGACCGGTATTTTCAGGACGGGGTCGAAAGCCCGTCCAAACTGGTCCCAGAAGGTATCGAAGGAAAAGTCCCTTATCGTGGGCCGATCTCCGACACAATTTACCAATTATTGGGCGGTCTGCGCTCCGGAATGGGGTATGTCGGTGCTCGCAATATCGAAGAACTGCGCCAGAAAGCTAAATTTGTTCGCATCACCTCGGCAGGGCTTAAGGAAAGCCATGTCCACGACGTAATCATCACCAAAGAAGCCCCCAACTACCGGATGGCCTAA
- a CDS encoding threonylcarbamoyl-AMP synthase: MMLDINPINPQSRLIGQVVEALRHGAVICYPTDTMYGIGCDIFNQKAVKRIHQLKRRPNDKPFSFMCSSLKDVSTYCHISNTAYRLMKKNLPGPYTFVLTTMKIVPKIMTSKQKTVGIRVPDNVICRTLIEALGNPILTTSATFDDNLPMAEAFFLEERIGGLVDIIIDGGPVYPEPSSVISLVGPDPEIIRRGKGDISQFEAY; the protein is encoded by the coding sequence ATTATGCTTGACATTAATCCTATTAACCCTCAGTCCCGTCTGATTGGACAAGTGGTGGAAGCGCTTCGACATGGTGCGGTTATTTGTTATCCTACTGACACGATGTACGGGATTGGTTGTGATATTTTCAACCAGAAGGCGGTTAAACGGATTCATCAGCTGAAGCGGCGGCCAAATGATAAGCCGTTCAGCTTTATGTGCTCCAGCCTCAAGGATGTCAGCACCTATTGCCACATTTCCAATACAGCTTATCGACTGATGAAGAAAAATCTGCCGGGGCCATATACTTTTGTCCTGACCACCATGAAAATTGTGCCCAAGATCATGACCAGCAAGCAGAAAACTGTAGGCATCAGGGTTCCGGACAATGTTATTTGTCGTACCCTGATTGAGGCCTTGGGGAACCCTATTCTGACCACCTCTGCTACGTTTGATGATAATCTGCCCATGGCCGAGGCCTTTTTTCTGGAAGAGAGGATTGGCGGCTTGGTTGATATCATTATTGACGGAGGCCCTGTGTATCCCGAACCTTCCAGTGTTATCTCACTCGTTGGTCCTGATCCGGAAATTATCCGCCGGGGGAAAGGAGATATCAGTCAGTTTGAAGCGTATTGA
- a CDS encoding integration host factor subunit beta: protein MLKGDIIEKISAAMPDVLKKDITQSIDIIIDTMNKALASGRRVEIRGFGSFSIRQRLPKITKNPKTGAEMNIPQRNTMHFTMSKSLKYPLIDSTNQDEKP from the coding sequence ATGCTTAAAGGTGACATAATCGAGAAAATTAGCGCGGCCATGCCCGATGTGCTAAAAAAAGATATTACTCAATCGATCGACATTATTATCGATACCATGAACAAGGCATTAGCCAGCGGTCGCCGAGTCGAAATCAGAGGTTTTGGTTCATTCAGCATCCGTCAGCGCCTACCCAAAATCACCAAGAACCCCAAGACGGGCGCGGAGATGAACATCCCGCAACGCAATACCATGCACTTCACGATGAGTAAATCATTGAAGTATCCGCTGATCGACAGCACAAACCAAGACGAAAAACCGTAA